The window CCAAACAAGCTCTAATTTTTCATGTGCGCCGACCTAAATATTCAGCAAATAGTGTCAAGTCAACATGCCTATATATTAAGTGGGGGGCCATGTTCAAACATAAATGTCACTAACTCCTATGGTGTAGGCAAGCTAGTTTAATGATCAATGTGCCATATAATACTTCGacaaaaatgttatcaaatggatttttgttcgttttttgttccgaggaacaaaagaatataaatagaCATTGTTTGGCACGTTACCAAAAAGACTAATTTTTTATGTGCGCAGACCTAAATATTCGGCAAATAGTATCAAGTCAAAATGCCTATATATTAAGTGGGGGGCCATGTTCAAACATAAATGTCACCAACTCCTATGGTGTAGGCAAGCTAGTTTAATGATCCAGGTATCATATAAGATTTCCACAAAAACGTtgtcaaatggatttttgttctttttcttgatctgggaaacaaaagaatataaatagaCATTGTTTGGCACGCTACCAAACAGGCTAATTTTTCATGAGCATCGACCTAAATATTCAGCAAATAGTATCAAGTCAACGTGCCTATATATTAAGTAGGGGGCCATTTCAAACATAAATGTCACCAACTCCTATGTTGTAGGCAAGCTAGTTTAATGATTCATGTGCCTTataatactttgaaaaaaagTGTTAGAGGTGCATGCGTGAGGTGTTAGGTGAAAAAATCCAATGTTAGGATGTAATTTAATGTGGAGTAGGAAATAATCATGATTGACACATAATCCATTGATCTAAAGTTTTGAGTAAAGAAGGATTTATCAAACTTTTGTTGGCAGAAGTACAGcaaaagtgccaaaacttggtattgggggacacttaagtgcgaaaaattacaaaagatacacataagtgccacatttaaaaaaaaaaaaaaattgggacatATGAGTGCCAAGTCAGGCAAAGGCTCCCGAAAATCATACATGGCATTCTTTTAATAGTAGAACTCATCTACGTGGCTCGCATGGAGAGCTGAGTTAACAAAGAAGagccaaaatgacgtcgttttggctcttctttgaattttagtataaatattaataattttaatttaaaactaaattctttaaataaataaataaaaggaggaggagattgtAAAATGGCGAGGGCTgcttctttgaattttaatatatatattaattaaattaaattgaaaactaaattatttaaataaataaataaattgaggaGGAGATTGCAGAATGACGAGGGCTTGCATAGCCCTTGCCCAATGTCttctgcaacttcttcttcctttttttgaatattttagttgtaaattaaaattaatttcatttatattaaaattcaaatctcaGCCAAAACAAGGTTGTTTTTGGATTATCTAGTCATATCAggatgcaaaacgacgtcgttttcggcTTATTTAGCTATGTTAAcatgcaaaacgatgtcattttatACTTGTCGTGCCGGAAAAACgtcacgtcaacattttggtacttaagtatacatttcctaacttttgacactcaATTATTCTCCCAtgctaagttttgacactccaaATGTCCGCATATCAACTTTTGCTCTATCAATCTAACAAAAAAGTCCTGAGTCCTTATCGTGGTAAATAGAATGATGGAAAGGGCACATCCGAAGCTTCCTATTCGCTCATGTAAATCTCCCACTTCCATCTACTTCAGACTATTTAATCACCATACCTCCTACGAAACATTTTCACACGTTCGTTCCATctctgataatttttttctagggAGATCAAGCCATGGGTGTTCAGCTTATTGTGGCCCTCATATGCGCTCTTGTGATACCGCTGTTAGCAGTCTTTTTTATTGACACGAAAAAGAAGACACGAGCATTTAGGAATCTCCCTCCCGGTCCTAGGAAGTTGCCGATCATTGGGAATTTGCACCAGCTTGGCTCCTTGCCTCACCGATCGCTCGCACGCCTCTCAAAACAGTATGGCCAGATCATGTTACTCCACCTTGGCTCTATTCCCACGTTAGTCATCTCATCCGAAGATGTCGCCAGAGAAGTATTCAAAGACCACGACACTGCTTTCTCCGGCAGACCCATCTTTTATGCGGGAAAGAAGTTAGCATACAATCAATCTGATATAACTTTCAGCACGTATGGCGAATCCTGGAAAGAACTCAAGAAATTAGTGACCCAAGAACTCCTGAACAATAAGAGAGTCAAGTCATTTGAATCTGTGAGGAAGGATGAGGTCAAGCTTATGCTCGATGCAATCACTTCTTCTCCAGGTCCTGTTAATATTGGTGAACTGTCACTTCTATTGAGTAACAACATCGTGTGCCGTGTGGCTTTCGGTAGCAAATATCAGGCTGATGGTAGCAGTGTAAAGAGCAAATTTCATGAGACAATCCGTGGAATACAGAAAATTTTAGGGGGCTTTTGTGTTGCAGATCTGTTCCCATATATGGCTTGGTTTAACAGGCTCAATGGCTTCAACGCAAAGGTTGAAAAGAATTTCATGGAGTTAGACAAGTTTTATGATGAAGTGATCGAGCAGCACCAAGACCCTCAGAGGCCTAAACTCGATCATGAAGATCTTGTTGATGTGTTGCTTCGGTTACAAAGGGATCCAAATCAAATGAATGCCCTCACTAGGGAACAATTTAAAGGAGTATTAACTGTATGTTCCTCTTGCCTTATTTGTTCAGCATATATTTCCTTCTGTTCACCTCCTTATCACTCTGTTACAAACtagatcaaaaaaagaaaaagattgagacTAATTGCCCGGGATTTTGTTTTAGAACATTTTCAATGCAGGAACAGGTACCTCTGCAACCACTATACTCTGGGCAATGGCAGAACTCGTCCGCAATCCAGCTGTGATGAGAAAAGCACAAGAAGAGGTTCGAGAAGTAGCAAAAGGAAAGTTACATGTCGAAGAGACTGACCTTCTAGGACTCACCTACCTAAGATCAGTCATCAAAGAGACATTAAGACTCCATCCGCCGCTTCCTCTTCTAGTTCCAAGAGCAACGATCGAGGATTGCAAGATAAGGGGATACACAGTTCCTAGAGGAACTACTGTATTCGTCAATGTGCAAGCAATCGCCACAGACCCAAAATCTTGGGAAAATCCAGAAGAGTTTAGGCCCGGGAGGTTCTTGAACAGCTCCATCGATTTCACCGGACAGAACTATGAGTATCTACCATTTGGTTCTGGCAGGCGGGGATGCCCTGGCAGAAACTTTGGTGTCGTGATAGTTGAGCTTGCATTGGCAAATCTCCTTCATCGGTTCGATTGGAAACTGCCTAAAGGGATGAGTGTTGAAGATATTGACATGGAAGAAGCTTATGGCCTTTCGACTCACAAGAGGACTCCTCTTTGCCTGATAGCAACCCCCATGACTGGTTGACGTTACATTCCGATACTACCAATAGAAAAGTTTGCTTGATTTGTTCCGTAATAATGCAGACTTTATTCTGTCTTGTGTGCCTACTACAAGTTTTCCAGTTTC of the Eucalyptus grandis isolate ANBG69807.140 chromosome 10, ASM1654582v1, whole genome shotgun sequence genome contains:
- the LOC104437054 gene encoding cytochrome P450 71A9 — encoded protein: MGVQLIVALICALVIPLLAVFFIDTKKKTRAFRNLPPGPRKLPIIGNLHQLGSLPHRSLARLSKQYGQIMLLHLGSIPTLVISSEDVAREVFKDHDTAFSGRPIFYAGKKLAYNQSDITFSTYGESWKELKKLVTQELLNNKRVKSFESVRKDEVKLMLDAITSSPGPVNIGELSLLLSNNIVCRVAFGSKYQADGSSVKSKFHETIRGIQKILGGFCVADLFPYMAWFNRLNGFNAKVEKNFMELDKFYDEVIEQHQDPQRPKLDHEDLVDVLLRLQRDPNQMNALTREQFKGVLTNIFNAGTGTSATTILWAMAELVRNPAVMRKAQEEVREVAKGKLHVEETDLLGLTYLRSVIKETLRLHPPLPLLVPRATIEDCKIRGYTVPRGTTVFVNVQAIATDPKSWENPEEFRPGRFLNSSIDFTGQNYEYLPFGSGRRGCPGRNFGVVIVELALANLLHRFDWKLPKGMSVEDIDMEEAYGLSTHKRTPLCLIATPMTG